The genomic window TCCACGAGACTCCGGTGGCGACTTTCGCCGAGGCTTTGCAAGGAAAAGCATCCGGTGTGTATATCTCTAATTCCGGAGGTCCCAGCGGTGAGACTACGATCCGTATTCGTGGTGTGGGTTCTCTTAATAGTTCAGACCCGTTGATTGTTGTGGATGGTGTATCCGGGGTGGATATCAGTTCCGTAAACCCGAATGATATTGAGTCTATGCAAGTGTTGAAGGATGCTTCAGCTACCGCTATTTATGGTGCACAAGGTGCGAATGGCGTAATTATCATTACGACGAAGCAGGGTACGCGTGCTGATCGTGTTCGTGTCTCTTATAATGGATATTTTGGTGTCGCTAAGATGGCTAACAGCGGTTATGATTTGTTGAACGGTTGGGAATCGATGGAATTCGAGGAATTAGGACAGCAGAATCTGTATAACTATCGTGGTTTGGCAACCTCTCATCCTCAATTCGGGCAAATCGCCGCTACGGGTGGTAAAGGTATTTCGATGCCTTATGCGATTAAGCCGGCCGGTTATAGCGAACAGCAGATTATTGATATGTATGGGAGCGTAGAGGCTTGGGAAAAGTCGTATGTAGACGATGGAAGCAGCTCTTGGGCCCGATCCGCGTATTATCAGATGTTGGCCGACGGTTATTCCGATGCGGAGGCTCGTAAGGGTACCAATTGGTACGATGAGATTGTACAGACCGGAAAGATCCAAGATCACCAGATCTCTTTGGTGGGTGGTGGCGAGAAAGCTACTTATTCTGTCTCTTTGGGTTATACAAATCGAGAGGGTACGATCCAGAATTCTTATTTCAAACGTTACTCTTTACGTACGAATACGACCTATAATCCTAATAAGTATTTCACGATGGGCCAAAATACGAACCTTGCCGCTATGGAAACGGGAGGAGAGTCTGGTCGTCAAGGAGATGCGAACACGTTCGCTAAGACTTATACCATGAATTCGTGGGTACCTATATATAATGTAGGAGGTGATTATACGGGATCCGTGGCACCTAATGCGGGCCGTGATATTTCCGCCGTGCATCAGGTAGCTATGAATGAGAATGATTGGACACGCATGTTTCATGGACAGACTGCGGTTTTTGCCGAGCTTTCCAATCCTTGGATCGAAGGTCTGAAGCTTCGTTCTCAGTTTAGCGCTCGCTTGAATGGTATGTGGAGTTTGGAGATGACCGAACGTCAAAATATGGCGAACAAAGAGGCTTCTGCCAACAATACATTGACTGAGACGGGCAACTGGCGTTTGAACTGGCAGTGGACAAATACGGCTACTTATACCAAGAAGATTCATGAAGATCATAATATTACCGTTGTTTTGGGTACGGAGGCTATCAAACAAGGTGTCGGCCGTTATATGCAAGGAACCCGTATCGATTACATCTTCGAGAGCGATCCGAATACTTGGACACTGGATAATGGTTCTTCTTCTAATATAGGTAACTCTAGCCGTTATCAAAGAAAAGTGACTATGTTCGGCCTTTTCGGACGTGCGGACTATTCTTATAAGGGTAAATATTTGGCGACATTCACGATTCGCCGCGACGCTTCTTCCAAGTTTGGCTCCAAGAACCGTTGGGGTAACTTCCCTTCCGCCTCCTTGGGATGGCGTATGTCTGACGAGAAATTTATGGAGCCTACCCGGAAATGGTTGGATGACTTTAAGCTGCGTGCCGGTTATGGTACGACCGGTAATTCGAATATTGGTTCTTACAACTATGCGTTCCAGTATGGTACGGGAAATTATTATATGTATCCTATCACGGGATCGGATTCAGAGACTTCTCCCGGTTATGTGCTCTCGAACTTGGGTGACTCGGACGCTAAATGGGAAACCACAAAAATGTTTAATATAGGTTTCGACCTTACGGCTTTGAGTAACCGATTGACCGCCGGATTTGACTTTTATGTAAAGAATACCTCAGACTTGCTTGTGCCTGCTAACTGGTCTGCGCTGGTTGGTAACGCATCAAAGCCTAGTATCAATATCGGTGATATGAAGAACAGAGGTGTTGATTTGTCCATTGGATGGAGGGACAAAGTTGGCGAGTTCGGTTATAACATCACGGCTAACATCTCAAGATACAAGAATGAGCTTACCCGGTTGGGATCTTCTGATTTGTTCAACGATACTCGTTTGAGCAAGGTGAATATTACTACGGTGGGCCAACCTGTCGGAATGTTCTACGGGTATCAGATTGAGGGTATTTATCAAAATGAGCAAGATGTTATTTCCTCGGGCGTTCTGCCTTATGGTGTGGCTACGGAAAACGATTTGGTCGCTTCCGCATGGGTAGGCCGATATAAGATGAAAGACGTGAACAACGATGGTAAGATCGACGCGGATGACCGTACGATTATCGGTAATCCTCATCCTGATTTGACCGGAGGTTTCAATATCTCTTTGACTTGGAGAGATTTTGATCTAAGTACTTACATGTATTACTCGATTGGAAATGATTTGTACAAACACTACGAGTACTATACGATGTTTGGAAACTTGCAGTCTAATTATTCGAAAGATCGTTTGGCGAAATCTTGGGATCCGGTGAATAATCCGAACGGTATTTATCCTTTGTGGACAACGACCTCGACCGAGGGCCCCGAGGCTGGTAACGAATCGAACTCCAATTATGTGCAAGATGGTTCTTATCTTCGGATGCAGACGTTGACTTTGGGGTATTCATTGCCTAAGAAGTTGCTGAAGAAGATCGGTTTCGAGAAGATACGTGTATACGGCCAGATCAGTAACGTGTTTACGATAACCGGTTATGATGGATTGGATCCGGAGGTTCGTTCGCATACTTCGTTCGAGAACGAATATGTATCAAGCGATATGAATAAAGGTATCGATTATGGATCTTATGGTATGCCTCGTCAGTTCTTGATGGGTGTGAATGTGACATTCTAACGTATGTGCTTTATAAACGATTAATTTGAATTCATTATGAAAAAAGTTCTTATATATTTTGCGATGGCGGTGGTTCTCGCGTTAGGCAGCACATCTTGTTCCGATTTCTTGGAGATCGAACCAGTAGGTGCGGTTAATGAAACCAATTTAACGGATCAGGAAGGTATTAATTATCTTCTTACCGGCATGTATTCAGCGTTAAATATTCCGGCGGCTACGACTAACTCTTATTTTGGGGCAAGCTTGACAAACTATACGTATGGTGATGTGATGGGCGGTGACGCTAATAAGGGGTCAACGGCTGCGGACCAATCGGACTTCACGTTGTTGGAGACTTTTAGCTTTACGACCGATAATTCCTATATCAAGCGTAAATGGGTGGCAGTATACGATGCGGTGGCTCGTGCTAATAATGTCATGCATTTGGCCGGTTTGATTAAAGATGAGCTTTCCGCTATACCGGGACAGGAGAAAGATTTTTATACCGAGGCCATAGCCCAAGCTCGTTTCATGCGTGGTTTTTATTTGTTTGAGGGTATCAAGAATTTTGGGGCGGCTATTCCTTATGTATCTTTGGAGGATTATGAGTCGTCCGTGAACCCACTGATATCGAATGTGGATGAGAGCGGTAACTATATTTATATTTGGGAACAGGTGGCTGAAGATTTGCAGTATGCTTATGATAATCTTCCCGGCGCATGGCCGGAAGAGCCCGGTCGTGCCAACAAATGGGCGGCTGGAGCGTTTTTGGCGAAACTGAGAATATTCCAGTCTTCTCCCTATAATGGAACGAATGGAACCTCCAACAAATGGACGGAGGCTAAATCGATTTTAGAAACGGTTATCGCTAATGGTACGGATAGCAAGGGCACGAAATATACCTTGACCCCGAGTTATGAGACGCTTTACACGGCGGGCGAGAGCGACTGGACGGGCGAGTCTGTGTTTGACGTCCAGATGGCAATCTCCGGTACGCAGTATTATACCAATGCGATCAATGGTAACTCTCATATCTCATTGTCTGGCAAGATTGGTTCCGGCTGGGGATTCTACCAGCCTTCTTATGACTTGGTGAATGCGCATATGGTGGATGAATATGGACTGCCTTATCTCGATAAGTCGTATCAAAGCAAAACCTCGGTTACAACAATTGATGGCGATAATGTACCTCATACGGATTTGACGGTTTATACGGATCCTCGGGTTGACGTATCTGCGGGTCGTTTCAATGTCCCCTATATGGATTGGGATATACCGGTTACTATCGATGGCTGGATTCGTGATTTGGCGAATGGCGGTCCGTTCTTGAATAAGAAGAATCTGCCGAAAAAGGCGGATAAGGGAGGCTTGAGCTTGACTACAACCGGTGGCTCAACTGCCAAGAACTTCCACTTGATGCGTGTAGCTGAGCTTTACCTGCTTTATGCTGAGGCTTGTATAGAAACGGGTGATATCAATACTGCCAGAGAATATATCAACAAAGTTCGCGCACGTGCCGCACAAAGTTGTATCATGGCTGCCGACGCGAATAACAATATGGCTTTAACTTCTTCTCCATATGTATTGGAGGATAAGGTGAGCGGAAATACCATTGCTAATACGGCGGCTAATTATCGCATCGGCTTGTATCCCGCGAGTGGCTGGACAGTGGATAAGGCGATAAAAGCCTTGCGTTTCGAGCGTAGGATCGAGTTGGCGATGGAGGGGCATCATTGGTATGATCTTGTGCGCTGGAATGCGGCTTCTGAGGAGCTGGGTAATAAAGGTTCGGGCTTCTTGGCTTATGAAAAGAGATATTTGCTGAAGTACCAATCGGCTACGTATCCGGATAGATTAGTGACACTTCCGATCCCTAACGATGAAATTGTCACCATGGAAGGCGTATTAGTCCAGAATGAGAACTGGAAATAAATTGTAGGTTGATAATCATTGTGGGCCGGGCATGTGATATGTCCGGCCTTTTGTATATTTGTACCGTGAATTCAACAACCCGGTGAGGTTCGGTGTTCTTAAGATAAACAATAAATGAGGATCATTATGAGATTGGTGTATATTTATCATAGCGGATTCGCTTTGGAAGCGGATGGCTTTTCGATCTTGATCGATTATTTCAAGGATAGCGATCCGGACCCGGCCAAGGGATACGTGCGTAGCGAACTCTTGAAGCGTGCGGGCACATTATATATATTAGCGTCGCATTTCCATCCGGATCATTTTAATCCGGAAGTATTGAAATGGAAAGAGCAGAAGCCGGATATCAAATATATCTTTTCCAAGGATATATTGAAGCGTCGGAGGGCCAAGGCTGATGATGCTATTTATTTGAAGAAGGGGGATGCCTATCAAGATGAACTTCTGACCATCAAGGCATTTGGTTCCACGGATGTGGGGATCTCTTTCCTGATAGAGACAGAAGGCAGACGGATCTTCCATGCCGGCGACTTGAATAATTGGCATTGGAAAGACGAGTCCACCCCGCAAGAGGTAGCCGAGGCTGAGGGTAATTACTTGAAGGAACTGGATATAATAGCGACAGAAACCTCTGTGATGGATCTCGTCATGTTCCCGGTCGATCCTCGTTTGAGTACCGATTTCATGAGGGGCGCCCAGCAATTTATCGATCGTATAAAAACAAGCGTATTTGTCCCGATGCACTTTTGGGAACGTCCGGCGGAGGTTATGGCTTTCGGCCCTTACGCCGAATCGAAAGGATGTCGTTATATCGTATTGTCTGTTCCGGGAGAAGGGACGGATATATAATATATTATTAATGTATAGGTTATTTTAAACGCATAAATTTATTAGGTATGGAAGTTAAAGGTAGATTTGACCATTTCAATATTAATGTATTGGATTTGGATAAGAGTATCGCTTTTTATAATAAAGCGTTGGGATTGAAAGAGCACCATCGTAAGGTAGCGGAAGACGGTTCGTTTATCTTGGTTTATCTAACGGATGAGCAAACCGGTTTCTTGATGGAGCTGACTTGGCTGCGTGACCGGAAAGAACCTTATGAGCTAGGCGACAATGAGAGCCATCTTTGTTTCCGGGTAGCCGGCGATTATGAGGAGGTACGTAAATACCACAAGGAAATGGGAGCGGTTTGCTTCGAGAATACCAAGATGGGATTGTATTTTATTAATGATCCGGATGACTATTGGATCGAGATATTACCGTTGCGATAATTCTCCATTATTATATAACAATGTTGCTTAACATAAGTTTTCGAAAAAAGAAGATAAAATGACAGGAATCTGTAAAATTTTCTTCAAATCGTATTGCAACTTGTGTTAAACCTCTTATATTTGCTACCTAGAAAGAGGAAAATCATTATTAATCCTAAATATAAAATCATGGAGAAGCCTTATGTAGTAGGTATCGATATAGGTGGTACCAACACTGTTTTTGGTGTAGTTGACGCAAGAGGAACAATCTTGTATAGTGGATCAATTAAGACTGGTAAATATGCAGACGTTAATGACTATGTAGCGGAATTAGCTAAAGGTCTGAAGTCTGTTATTGATCAGGCTGGTGGTCCGGATAAGATTAAAGGTGTGGGTGTAGGTGCTCCGAACGGAAACTTTTTCAACGGATGTATCGAATTCGCTCCGAACTTGCCTTGGAAAGGTAAGATTCCTTTGGCTCAATTGATCAGCGAACAGATTGATGGTATTCCTGTTGCTTTAACAAACGACGCCAATGCTGCCGCTATCGGTGAGATGACTTATGGAGCCGCTCGCGGTATGAAAGATTTTATCGTGATCACTTTGGGTACCGGCGTGGGTAGCGGTATCGTAGTAGGTGGTAACTTGGTATACGGACATGACGGTTTTGCCGGTGAGTTGGGCCATGTTATCATGCGTCGTAACAACGGTCGTCAGTGTGGTTGCGGTCGTCAAGGATGTCTGGAGGCTTATGCTTCAGCTACCGGTGTGGCTCGTACGGCTCGTGAATATCTGGAAATCCGTAAGGACGAGAGTGTTCTTCGCGACTTGGATCCGGATGAAATCACTTCAAAAGACGTATACGACGCAGCTATGAAGAATGATAAGATCGCTCTTGAGATTTTCGAGGCTACCGGCTCTATGTTGGGAGAGGCTTTCGCTGATTTCGTAGCATTCTCTAGCCCGGAGGCTATCATTTTGTTTGGCGGTCTTACGAAAGCTGGCGATTTGATCATGAACCCGATTAAACGTTCAATGGAGAAAAATATGTTGAAGGTTTACGCAGGTAAGACTAAATTATTATTCTCTCAATTGAAAGAGAGCGACGCTGCCGTATTAGGAGCAAGTGCTTTGGGTTGGGAAGTAAGAGACCAAAGCGCTGGTTTGGAAGTCTAAATCCGGTTTTACGTATAACGAAAAGACATTTGCGAAATAAGGCAAGCCGCATCTATATTTAGGTGCGGCTTGTTGTTTTTAATTGAATTATAAATCATAAAGTATGAGACATCCGTTGTATCAATTTCAGTTTTGCCCGGTTTGCGGGGCAAAAGCTTTCGTGGAACATAACGAGAAAGCGAAAAAATGTATGGCGTGCGGTTTTGTTTATTATTTCAACCCGTCATCGGCTGTCGCTTGTTTCATAAAGAACGCTAAGGGGGAGTTATTGCTGGTTCGCCGAGGAAAAGAGCCGGCTAAAGGTACATTGGATTTGCCCGGTGGCTTCGTCGATATGTTTGAGTCGGGGGAGGAGGCCGCTCGCCGGGAAGTAAGGGAGGAGACGGGGTTGCATATCCAGAATTGCCGTTATTTGTTTTCCTTGCCTAATTTATATATGTATTCCGGCTTTGAGGTGCATACGCTGGATATGTTTTATGAGTGCTTGGTAGATGATTTCAATAACGTGCATGCGGAAGATGATGCCGCCGAGATCGTGATCCTTCGCCCGGAGGATGTGAATCCGGAAGACTTCGGTTTAGACTCTATCCGAAAGGCGGTACCAGCCTATCTTAGAAAATAACAATTAGGAAAATTGTACGAAAATGAAAGATGATATATCTTATCGTTGCAACATGATACATCTTGTCGTTGTAAGATAATACATCTTCTCCCTATAAGGTGTATCATCTTCCATAGAGATAATTTTAGAACGTGTTGTCCTAAATATTAATAGAACTTGCCTTCTGTTTGGCGCATATTACTTATATTTGCGAATTAGAACGAATAGGCACTGAAGTAAGTGCTTGTATTAAAAAGCAAATGAGTGATGAAAAGAATACTTATTCCGCTGTGTCTGGTAGTAGGCAGCCACATGGCAAGCGGGCAGAGATCGTATCAATTTGATGCGCCGAACCGTTTGTTTGTCGAAGGCAAGGAGTTGTTTAGTTTGAAGAATTATTCAGGTTGCATCGATAAGCTGGAGGCGTATAAACAGCATTCCACGGATGCTGACTTGATTCAAGAAGCCGATTATATGTTGGTCTACTCCGCTTATGAGCAAGGCCGTCCCAATGCCGTTGAGTTATTGAAAGATTATCTGGATGTGTACCCGGCTTCCCGTCATGCGGACGAGGTGAACTTCTTGATCGGTTCCGCCCATTTCGGACAGGGAGAATATCAGAAAGCTATCTTTTGGTTTAACGAATCGAACATTGATATGCTAAGTCCGGAACAACAGGAGGCTTATTGTTTCCGTCTGGCTTATTCCTTGTTGCAAATCGGGGATATGGAGAAGGCCCGTGGTTATTTCGCACGGATCGAGCAGATTGGAACGAAGTACCGGGAAGCGTCTACCTATTATGTCGCTTATATCGATTACGCAACCGGTAAATACAACAATGCCTTGGTGGAATTTACCCGCTTGAAGGACTTGCCTGATTATAAAGAGCGATCCTTGTGCTATATCACGCAAATTTATTTTATCCAGAATAAATACGAGAAAGTGATCAGCGAAGGTAAGGAATTGCTAGCCTCTTATCCGGATAGCGAGAACAATAGCGAGGTTTACCGTATCATGGGTAACGCCTACTATCATCTGGGAAATGAGGATCAGGCGATTAATATGCTGAGTAAATATGTATCCTCGACGGATAGCCCGTTGAGGGGCGATTTATATATCTTGGGCGTATGTTATTACAATAAGGGTAATTACAGTAGCGCCGTGAACGCTTTGGGGCGGACCGTACGTGAGAACGATGCCCTTTCGCAGAACGCTTATCTGTATCTGGGGCAAAGTTATCTGAAATTAAAAGATAAGAATAACGCCCGTATGGCCTTCGAGGCTGCCGCGACTTCTTCTTTCGATAAGCAAGTGAAAGAGGCGGCTAT from Parabacteroides distasonis ATCC 8503 includes these protein-coding regions:
- a CDS encoding SusC/RagA family TonB-linked outer membrane protein translates to MSNVVFWRQVFLGASLFLCDGYPIIAAEVGDLTPNVGTRSLQQDGRRVICTISDKAGPIVGANVLVKGTTIGNISDMDGRVILDGVPSNAILVVSYIGYVSQEIPLKSSQTNVRIQLVEDTQALDEVVVVGYGTQSKKDITGSVAVVSTDAIHETPVATFAEALQGKASGVYISNSGGPSGETTIRIRGVGSLNSSDPLIVVDGVSGVDISSVNPNDIESMQVLKDASATAIYGAQGANGVIIITTKQGTRADRVRVSYNGYFGVAKMANSGYDLLNGWESMEFEELGQQNLYNYRGLATSHPQFGQIAATGGKGISMPYAIKPAGYSEQQIIDMYGSVEAWEKSYVDDGSSSWARSAYYQMLADGYSDAEARKGTNWYDEIVQTGKIQDHQISLVGGGEKATYSVSLGYTNREGTIQNSYFKRYSLRTNTTYNPNKYFTMGQNTNLAAMETGGESGRQGDANTFAKTYTMNSWVPIYNVGGDYTGSVAPNAGRDISAVHQVAMNENDWTRMFHGQTAVFAELSNPWIEGLKLRSQFSARLNGMWSLEMTERQNMANKEASANNTLTETGNWRLNWQWTNTATYTKKIHEDHNITVVLGTEAIKQGVGRYMQGTRIDYIFESDPNTWTLDNGSSSNIGNSSRYQRKVTMFGLFGRADYSYKGKYLATFTIRRDASSKFGSKNRWGNFPSASLGWRMSDEKFMEPTRKWLDDFKLRAGYGTTGNSNIGSYNYAFQYGTGNYYMYPITGSDSETSPGYVLSNLGDSDAKWETTKMFNIGFDLTALSNRLTAGFDFYVKNTSDLLVPANWSALVGNASKPSINIGDMKNRGVDLSIGWRDKVGEFGYNITANISRYKNELTRLGSSDLFNDTRLSKVNITTVGQPVGMFYGYQIEGIYQNEQDVISSGVLPYGVATENDLVASAWVGRYKMKDVNNDGKIDADDRTIIGNPHPDLTGGFNISLTWRDFDLSTYMYYSIGNDLYKHYEYYTMFGNLQSNYSKDRLAKSWDPVNNPNGIYPLWTTTSTEGPEAGNESNSNYVQDGSYLRMQTLTLGYSLPKKLLKKIGFEKIRVYGQISNVFTITGYDGLDPEVRSHTSFENEYVSSDMNKGIDYGSYGMPRQFLMGVNVTF
- a CDS encoding NUDIX domain-containing protein; this encodes MRHPLYQFQFCPVCGAKAFVEHNEKAKKCMACGFVYYFNPSSAVACFIKNAKGELLLVRRGKEPAKGTLDLPGGFVDMFESGEEAARREVREETGLHIQNCRYLFSLPNLYMYSGFEVHTLDMFYECLVDDFNNVHAEDDAAEIVILRPEDVNPEDFGLDSIRKAVPAYLRK
- a CDS encoding MBL fold metallo-hydrolase, which gives rise to MRLVYIYHSGFALEADGFSILIDYFKDSDPDPAKGYVRSELLKRAGTLYILASHFHPDHFNPEVLKWKEQKPDIKYIFSKDILKRRRAKADDAIYLKKGDAYQDELLTIKAFGSTDVGISFLIETEGRRIFHAGDLNNWHWKDESTPQEVAEAEGNYLKELDIIATETSVMDLVMFPVDPRLSTDFMRGAQQFIDRIKTSVFVPMHFWERPAEVMAFGPYAESKGCRYIVLSVPGEGTDI
- a CDS encoding RagB/SusD family nutrient uptake outer membrane protein, translated to MKKVLIYFAMAVVLALGSTSCSDFLEIEPVGAVNETNLTDQEGINYLLTGMYSALNIPAATTNSYFGASLTNYTYGDVMGGDANKGSTAADQSDFTLLETFSFTTDNSYIKRKWVAVYDAVARANNVMHLAGLIKDELSAIPGQEKDFYTEAIAQARFMRGFYLFEGIKNFGAAIPYVSLEDYESSVNPLISNVDESGNYIYIWEQVAEDLQYAYDNLPGAWPEEPGRANKWAAGAFLAKLRIFQSSPYNGTNGTSNKWTEAKSILETVIANGTDSKGTKYTLTPSYETLYTAGESDWTGESVFDVQMAISGTQYYTNAINGNSHISLSGKIGSGWGFYQPSYDLVNAHMVDEYGLPYLDKSYQSKTSVTTIDGDNVPHTDLTVYTDPRVDVSAGRFNVPYMDWDIPVTIDGWIRDLANGGPFLNKKNLPKKADKGGLSLTTTGGSTAKNFHLMRVAELYLLYAEACIETGDINTAREYINKVRARAAQSCIMAADANNNMALTSSPYVLEDKVSGNTIANTAANYRIGLYPASGWTVDKAIKALRFERRIELAMEGHHWYDLVRWNAASEELGNKGSGFLAYEKRYLLKYQSATYPDRLVTLPIPNDEIVTMEGVLVQNENWK
- a CDS encoding VOC family protein, which produces MEVKGRFDHFNINVLDLDKSIAFYNKALGLKEHHRKVAEDGSFILVYLTDEQTGFLMELTWLRDRKEPYELGDNESHLCFRVAGDYEEVRKYHKEMGAVCFENTKMGLYFINDPDDYWIEILPLR
- a CDS encoding ROK family protein; translation: MEKPYVVGIDIGGTNTVFGVVDARGTILYSGSIKTGKYADVNDYVAELAKGLKSVIDQAGGPDKIKGVGVGAPNGNFFNGCIEFAPNLPWKGKIPLAQLISEQIDGIPVALTNDANAAAIGEMTYGAARGMKDFIVITLGTGVGSGIVVGGNLVYGHDGFAGELGHVIMRRNNGRQCGCGRQGCLEAYASATGVARTAREYLEIRKDESVLRDLDPDEITSKDVYDAAMKNDKIALEIFEATGSMLGEAFADFVAFSSPEAIILFGGLTKAGDLIMNPIKRSMEKNMLKVYAGKTKLLFSQLKESDAAVLGASALGWEVRDQSAGLEV